The following proteins come from a genomic window of Paramicrobacterium humi:
- a CDS encoding ABC transporter substrate-binding protein: MAKRFLVPLVLIAASSLVLTGCVNNEDGGGEPTTKASVSADESLADMVPADIAKAGVLTIGVDASYAPNEFEGDDGSVTGWDAELAEAVAGKLDLKVEWQKLLFDAILPKVAGGTLDLGWSSFTDNKERQAQVDFVDYYNAGLQFAKSPDAPDLTDFCGVTIALQASTTSEQFLQAESDKCVADGKKRVDMLKSDGQDEATNNAVLGRADYMLGDSPITQYAVAQSDGKLELGGDIFDAAPYGVIVQKDSDLIKAIQAAMQELMDDGTYAKILKKWGVDAGAVTEATINAG, encoded by the coding sequence GTGGCCAAGAGATTCCTGGTTCCCCTCGTGCTCATCGCCGCTTCGTCCCTCGTGCTCACGGGGTGCGTGAACAACGAAGACGGTGGGGGAGAACCCACGACGAAGGCGTCCGTGTCGGCCGATGAATCGCTCGCCGACATGGTGCCCGCTGACATCGCGAAGGCCGGCGTGCTGACCATCGGCGTCGACGCGAGCTATGCTCCCAACGAGTTCGAGGGCGACGACGGGTCGGTGACAGGCTGGGACGCCGAGCTGGCCGAGGCCGTCGCCGGGAAGCTCGATCTCAAGGTCGAGTGGCAGAAGCTGCTGTTCGACGCGATTCTGCCGAAGGTCGCGGGAGGGACGCTCGATCTCGGCTGGTCGAGCTTCACCGACAACAAGGAGCGCCAGGCGCAGGTCGACTTCGTCGACTACTACAACGCGGGACTGCAGTTCGCGAAGAGCCCGGACGCTCCCGATCTCACCGACTTCTGCGGCGTCACGATCGCGCTTCAGGCGTCGACGACGTCCGAGCAGTTCCTGCAGGCGGAGAGCGACAAGTGCGTCGCCGACGGCAAGAAGCGCGTCGACATGCTGAAGTCGGACGGACAGGACGAGGCGACGAACAACGCCGTGCTCGGCCGCGCCGACTACATGCTCGGCGACTCGCCCATCACGCAGTACGCCGTCGCACAGTCCGACGGCAAGCTCGAACTCGGCGGCGACATCTTCGACGCCGCCCCGTACGGCGTGATCGTGCAGAAGGACAGTGACCTCATCAAGGCGATCCAGGCCGCGATGCAAGAGCTCATGGATGACGGCACGTACGCGAAGATCCTGAAGAAGTGGGGCGTCGACGCGGGCGCGGTCACCGAGGCGACGATCAACGCCGGCTGA
- a CDS encoding amino acid ABC transporter ATP-binding protein: MSDTPMVSAEHIVKRFGSHTVLKDISMTVRRGEVACLIGPSGSGKSTFLRCINHLESINGGRMWVDGSLIGYRQRGDKLYELSPTDAAKQRAGIGMVFQSFNLFPHMTVLENVIEAPTRVKRVKKAAAVSRAMELLDRVGLAHKAKAFPSHLSGGQQQRVAIARALAMDPKLMLFDEPTSALDPELVGEVLEVMKGLAQSGMTMIVVTHEMGFAREVGDALYFMDAGVVVESGEPRAVLADPQHERTRAFLSRVL, translated from the coding sequence ATGAGCGACACTCCCATGGTGAGCGCCGAGCACATCGTCAAGCGCTTCGGCTCGCACACCGTGCTCAAGGACATCTCGATGACGGTCCGCCGCGGCGAGGTCGCGTGCCTCATCGGCCCGAGCGGCTCGGGCAAGTCGACCTTCTTGCGCTGCATCAACCACTTGGAGTCGATAAACGGCGGCCGCATGTGGGTCGACGGCAGCCTCATCGGCTATCGGCAGCGCGGCGACAAGCTGTACGAATTGTCGCCGACGGATGCCGCGAAGCAGCGCGCCGGCATCGGCATGGTGTTCCAGTCCTTCAACCTCTTCCCTCACATGACAGTGCTCGAGAACGTCATCGAGGCGCCCACGCGGGTCAAGCGTGTGAAGAAGGCGGCCGCCGTGAGCCGGGCGATGGAGCTTCTCGACCGCGTGGGACTCGCGCACAAGGCGAAGGCGTTCCCGTCGCACCTCTCGGGCGGGCAGCAGCAGCGGGTCGCGATAGCGCGGGCTCTCGCGATGGATCCGAAGCTCATGCTGTTCGACGAGCCGACTTCCGCGCTCGACCCCGAGCTCGTGGGGGAAGTGCTCGAGGTGATGAAGGGCCTCGCCCAGTCGGGCATGACCATGATCGTCGTCACCCATGAGATGGGCTTCGCCCGCGAAGTGGGCGACGCGCTCTACTTCATGGACGCCGGCGTCGTCGTCGAGAGCGGCGAGCCGCGAGCCGTGCTCGCCGACCCGCAGCACGAACGCACCCGCGCGTTCCTCTCGCGCGTGCTCTGA
- a CDS encoding iron chaperone: MSDSDRAIAEQVHAVIAADAPQLTPRLWYGMPAYALDGKIVCHFQPAAKFTTRYATLGFSDRARFDSGPMWETSLAIAEPTAETEARIGELLRRALAEAPLT; this comes from the coding sequence ATGAGCGATTCCGACAGGGCGATCGCGGAGCAGGTCCACGCTGTCATCGCGGCTGACGCCCCGCAATTGACGCCAAGACTGTGGTACGGCATGCCGGCCTACGCGCTTGACGGCAAGATCGTCTGCCATTTTCAACCCGCGGCAAAGTTCACGACACGCTACGCGACCTTAGGGTTTAGCGACCGCGCACGATTCGATAGCGGCCCGATGTGGGAAACCAGCCTTGCGATCGCCGAGCCCACGGCCGAGACGGAAGCACGAATCGGCGAACTCTTGAGACGCGCGCTCGCTGAAGCACCGCTCACGTGA
- a CDS encoding sulfurtransferase, which translates to MMRDLISPAELAELLGEGRPVRVLDVRWTLQKPDGRDDYVAGHIPGAVYVDLDEDLAAHGRPATEGRHPLPGLDDLQRTVRRLGINDGDTVVAYDGWNAMGAARAWWVLGWAGIGDVKVLNGGIDAWTAAGKPLERGEVRPEPGTATLSPGSRPSLDIDAAAELAARGRLVDSRAPERFRGDVEPMDPKPGHIPGAVNVPSSRYLDEAGRILPAERVRELFAELAADGDLGVYCGSGVTAANTALALHEAGIAASLYPGSWSQWSNLPDRPVALGD; encoded by the coding sequence ATGATGCGAGACCTGATCAGCCCAGCCGAGCTAGCGGAGCTGCTAGGGGAAGGCCGCCCCGTGCGAGTGCTCGATGTCCGCTGGACCCTGCAGAAGCCCGACGGGCGCGACGACTACGTGGCGGGACACATTCCCGGAGCGGTGTACGTCGATCTCGACGAAGATCTCGCCGCCCACGGCCGGCCCGCGACGGAGGGCCGGCACCCGCTGCCTGGCCTCGACGACCTGCAGCGCACCGTGCGGCGCCTCGGCATCAACGACGGTGACACTGTCGTCGCATACGACGGCTGGAACGCCATGGGAGCCGCCCGCGCCTGGTGGGTGCTCGGCTGGGCCGGAATCGGCGACGTGAAGGTGCTCAACGGCGGCATCGACGCGTGGACCGCGGCGGGCAAACCGCTCGAGCGCGGCGAAGTCCGCCCGGAGCCGGGAACCGCGACGCTGAGCCCCGGCAGCCGGCCGAGCCTCGACATCGACGCCGCAGCCGAACTCGCCGCTCGCGGTCGGCTCGTAGACTCGCGCGCTCCCGAGCGGTTCCGGGGTGACGTCGAGCCGATGGATCCGAAACCGGGACACATTCCAGGAGCCGTGAACGTGCCGTCCTCCCGATACCTCGACGAGGCCGGGCGCATCCTCCCCGCCGAACGCGTGCGCGAGCTGTTCGCCGAGCTCGCCGCCGACGGCGACCTCGGCGTGTACTGCGGCTCCGGCGTGACCGCCGCCAACACGGCGCTCGCCCTGCACGAGGCGGGCATCGCGGCATCCCTGTATCCGGGGTCCTGGAGCCAGTGGTCCAACCTCCCCGACCGGCCGGTCGCGCTCGGCGATTGA
- the nrdF gene encoding class 1b ribonucleoside-diphosphate reductase subunit beta — protein MTPPEKLKLVEQVQAINWNRIEDEKDVEVWHRLTGNFWLPEKVPLSNDVQSWNTLNAEEQQLTMRVFTGLTLLDTIQGTVGAVSLIPDAVTPHEEAVYTNIAFMESVHAKSYSSIFSTLCSTKEIDEAFRWSVENENLQRKAHIIMEYYRGDEPLKRKVASTLLESFLFYSGFYLPMYWSSRAKLTNTADLIRLIIRDEAVHGYYIGYKYQKGLEKLDEAKRQDLKDYTFSLLYELYDNEVQYTQDLYDGVGLTEDVKKFLHYNANKALMNLGYEPMFPKTVTDVNPAILSALSPNADENHDFFSGSGSSYVMGKAEATEDEDWDF, from the coding sequence GTGACACCCCCTGAGAAGTTGAAGCTGGTCGAACAGGTCCAGGCGATCAACTGGAACCGCATCGAGGACGAGAAGGACGTCGAGGTGTGGCACCGCCTCACCGGCAACTTCTGGCTGCCCGAGAAGGTTCCGCTCTCCAACGACGTGCAGTCGTGGAACACGCTCAACGCGGAAGAGCAGCAGCTCACCATGCGCGTGTTCACCGGCCTGACGCTTCTCGACACGATCCAGGGCACGGTCGGCGCGGTCTCGCTGATTCCCGACGCGGTCACCCCGCACGAGGAAGCCGTGTACACGAACATCGCGTTCATGGAGTCCGTGCACGCGAAGAGCTACTCGTCGATCTTCTCGACGCTGTGCTCGACGAAGGAGATCGACGAGGCGTTCCGCTGGTCCGTCGAGAACGAGAACCTGCAGCGCAAGGCGCACATCATCATGGAGTACTACCGCGGTGACGAGCCCCTCAAGCGCAAGGTCGCCTCGACGCTGCTCGAGTCGTTCCTGTTCTACTCAGGCTTCTACCTGCCCATGTACTGGTCGAGCCGCGCCAAGCTCACCAACACGGCCGACCTCATCCGCCTCATCATCCGCGACGAGGCCGTGCACGGCTACTACATCGGCTACAAGTACCAGAAGGGGCTCGAGAAGCTCGACGAGGCGAAGCGCCAGGACCTCAAGGACTACACCTTCAGCCTGCTGTACGAGCTCTACGACAACGAGGTGCAGTACACGCAGGACCTCTACGACGGCGTCGGCCTGACCGAGGACGTCAAGAAGTTCCTGCACTACAACGCCAACAAGGCCCTCATGAACCTCGGCTACGAGCCGATGTTCCCCAAGACGGTCACGGACGTGAACCCGGCGATCCTCTCCGCGCTCTCGCCCAACGCCGACGAGAACCACGACTTCTTCAGCGGGTCGGGCTCCTCCTACGTGATGGGCAAGGCCGAGGCGACCGAAGACGAGGACTGGGACTTCTAA
- a CDS encoding TetR/AcrR family transcriptional regulator, with product MANSSAPRRRGAERTNHLLAVTLELAAEVGYRGLSIEAIAERAGVGKHTIYRRWRSIAELLLDALSVVWVTELDYHASGEIREDLREQFLRSSRALSTAPIGPVYRAVIAQAQADPALRVELHNRFLATVERRTYDRILQAQQEGQLVAEANLEYAAEVLCGALYYRWLLSTRPVDKHAIDGLLGMFFAAYASPPVE from the coding sequence ATGGCGAATTCCTCCGCGCCGCGCCGTCGGGGTGCCGAGCGCACGAACCACCTGCTTGCCGTCACGCTGGAGCTCGCGGCGGAGGTGGGTTACCGAGGGCTCAGCATCGAGGCCATCGCGGAACGAGCAGGCGTGGGGAAGCACACCATCTACCGACGGTGGCGCTCCATCGCCGAGCTGTTACTCGATGCGCTCAGCGTCGTGTGGGTCACGGAGCTCGATTACCACGCGTCGGGCGAGATCCGTGAGGACCTGCGAGAGCAGTTTCTACGCTCGAGCCGCGCGCTCTCCACAGCACCGATCGGGCCGGTCTACCGAGCGGTCATCGCGCAGGCCCAGGCTGATCCCGCGCTCAGGGTTGAGCTCCACAACCGCTTCCTGGCGACCGTCGAACGCAGAACCTATGACCGGATCCTTCAGGCCCAACAAGAAGGACAGCTCGTAGCTGAGGCGAACCTTGAATACGCGGCCGAGGTGCTCTGCGGTGCGCTCTACTACCGTTGGCTTCTAAGTACCCGGCCGGTCGACAAGCATGCGATCGATGGTCTCTTGGGTATGTTCTTCGCCGCATACGCCTCGCCTCCTGTGGAATAG
- a CDS encoding DUF1059 domain-containing protein, with protein sequence MKTMTCRQLGGPCDLELSGETADEVIKAQDRHLREAARGGDETHAPAHEEMKGRWRHPVKAMGWYRDAKRAFADLS encoded by the coding sequence ATGAAGACAATGACGTGCCGCCAGCTCGGCGGCCCTTGCGACCTCGAGCTCAGCGGGGAGACTGCCGATGAGGTCATCAAAGCGCAGGACCGGCATCTTCGGGAAGCGGCTCGTGGGGGTGACGAGACCCATGCACCGGCGCATGAAGAGATGAAAGGGCGCTGGCGTCACCCGGTGAAGGCGATGGGCTGGTATCGCGACGCGAAACGAGCCTTCGCGGACCTTTCGTGA
- a CDS encoding thioesterase family protein, protein MLAAPERVERLATVARVTEPYYRDLGDGRFASTVHAQGAWNAHEQHMAPASGLLTHVIDREFGREGLRIARLSFEIYGIIHAGEFEVRTQVLRPGRTIELVQADMICQGRTAISARAWLLATSDTRDLAAVEDEAMPGVEESTAWDGMSPWPGGFIDSIEFRTIAGSRPGARRSWLRSRHPLVDSGDVSPLAHLVRLVDSTNGLSARVGPDELLFPNVDLQIHVYRLPTGDWLGIDGHQSYGPDGVGLTTTVLNDEGGPFGRAEQILTLRRR, encoded by the coding sequence ATGCTCGCGGCACCCGAGCGTGTCGAGCGATTGGCTACAGTGGCAAGGGTGACAGAGCCGTACTACCGCGACCTCGGTGACGGTCGCTTCGCCTCGACCGTCCACGCGCAGGGCGCCTGGAACGCGCACGAGCAGCACATGGCGCCCGCCTCGGGACTACTCACGCACGTGATCGATCGCGAATTCGGCCGTGAGGGATTGCGCATCGCCCGGCTGAGCTTCGAGATCTACGGGATCATCCACGCCGGCGAGTTCGAAGTGCGCACGCAGGTGCTGCGGCCCGGCCGCACGATCGAGCTCGTGCAAGCGGACATGATCTGCCAAGGCCGCACCGCGATCTCCGCGCGCGCATGGCTGCTCGCGACCTCGGACACGCGAGACTTGGCGGCGGTCGAAGACGAGGCGATGCCCGGCGTCGAGGAGTCGACCGCGTGGGACGGCATGTCGCCGTGGCCGGGCGGCTTCATCGACTCGATCGAGTTCCGCACGATCGCGGGATCGCGACCGGGCGCCCGCCGCAGCTGGCTGCGCTCGCGGCATCCGCTCGTCGACTCGGGCGACGTCTCGCCGCTCGCCCACCTCGTGCGCCTTGTCGACTCGACGAACGGGCTGTCGGCCCGCGTCGGCCCCGACGAGCTGCTGTTCCCGAACGTCGACCTGCAGATCCACGTGTACCGGCTGCCGACCGGCGACTGGCTCGGCATCGACGGGCACCAGAGCTACGGGCCCGACGGTGTCGGGCTCACCACGACAGTGCTCAACGACGAAGGCGGTCCGTTCGGGCGCGCCGAGCAGATCCTGACCCTTCGCCGCCGCTGA
- a CDS encoding amino acid ABC transporter permease: MSDTAPAAGSSTEPIKAVKLKHPIRTTFAVLIVLVLALFIWDAATRDAYQWDMVGKYLFDRRISQAALYTLALTVLSMALAIVMGLILAVMRLSDNPVLRAVSWAYLWLFRGTPVYVQLVFWGLLSTIYHSVTIGIPFTDVTLATFAPFAAMDLFWIAVLGLAFNEAAYMAEIVRSGILSVHKGQDEAARALGMSWRQTMLRIVIPQSMRVIIPPTGNEIISMLKTTSLVTAAGFSLELYARTRAISAQIYATVPLLIVASIWYLVVTSILMIGQYYLERYYGRGVAPQRDADIDVPPDDEAAQDGESPAADTPPAEIPRGEHR; encoded by the coding sequence ATGAGCGATACAGCGCCGGCAGCAGGCTCGTCGACCGAGCCGATCAAGGCCGTCAAGCTCAAGCATCCGATCCGCACGACGTTCGCCGTGCTCATCGTGCTCGTGCTCGCCCTGTTCATCTGGGATGCCGCGACGCGTGACGCGTACCAGTGGGACATGGTCGGCAAGTACCTCTTCGATCGCCGCATCAGCCAGGCGGCGCTGTACACGCTCGCGCTCACCGTGCTGTCCATGGCGCTCGCGATCGTGATGGGGCTCATCCTCGCTGTCATGCGGTTGAGCGACAATCCCGTGCTCCGCGCGGTGTCGTGGGCATACCTGTGGCTCTTCCGCGGCACCCCTGTGTACGTTCAGCTGGTCTTCTGGGGACTGCTCAGCACCATCTACCACTCGGTGACGATCGGCATCCCGTTCACCGACGTCACGCTCGCGACCTTCGCCCCGTTCGCGGCCATGGACCTGTTCTGGATCGCGGTTCTCGGGCTCGCGTTCAACGAGGCCGCGTACATGGCGGAGATCGTGCGCAGCGGCATCCTGAGCGTGCACAAAGGCCAGGACGAGGCGGCGCGCGCGCTCGGCATGAGCTGGCGGCAGACCATGCTGCGCATCGTGATTCCGCAGTCGATGCGCGTGATCATCCCGCCGACGGGCAACGAGATCATCTCCATGCTCAAGACCACGTCGCTCGTCACCGCTGCGGGGTTCTCGCTCGAGCTGTACGCGCGCACGCGCGCGATCTCCGCGCAGATCTACGCGACGGTCCCGCTGCTCATCGTCGCGAGCATCTGGTACCTCGTCGTCACGAGCATCCTCATGATCGGGCAGTACTACCTCGAGCGCTACTACGGGCGAGGGGTCGCGCCCCAGCGCGACGCCGATATCGACGTGCCGCCCGACGACGAAGCGGCGCAGGACGGCGAATCGCCGGCTGCCGACACTCCGCCCGCTGAGATTCCCCGAGGAGAACACCGATGA
- a CDS encoding ion transporter, whose amino-acid sequence MTAQEPQQHDARDAARLHDAEALARRLDRPMGVLGVVFVFVVLGQLLATDPLLVTILGVLSWLFWAVFVGEFLLRAYVAGFHRAFWKKNWWQIIFLLVPFLRFFRALQALRFVRLSRFARFGSVISAGVRGTRSAGRLLTGRIAWLVAVTTVVVLVASQLLYLGGSYETYGAALHQAALATITGGGIETSTPLARFLEVALAVYSVVVFATLAGSLGAYFLRPQPEAAAAPED is encoded by the coding sequence ATGACGGCACAGGAACCGCAGCAGCACGACGCGCGCGACGCGGCGAGGCTGCACGACGCCGAGGCTCTCGCGCGGCGACTCGACCGGCCGATGGGCGTTCTCGGCGTCGTCTTCGTCTTCGTCGTGCTCGGCCAGCTGCTCGCCACGGACCCGCTGCTCGTCACGATCCTCGGCGTGCTGAGTTGGCTGTTCTGGGCGGTCTTCGTCGGCGAGTTCCTGCTTCGCGCGTACGTCGCGGGTTTTCACCGGGCGTTCTGGAAGAAGAACTGGTGGCAGATCATCTTCCTGCTCGTGCCGTTCCTGCGGTTCTTCCGGGCGCTGCAGGCGCTGCGGTTCGTGCGACTGTCGCGGTTCGCCCGGTTCGGCAGCGTCATCTCCGCCGGCGTGCGCGGCACCCGCTCGGCCGGGCGGCTGCTGACTGGCCGCATCGCGTGGCTCGTGGCCGTGACGACCGTCGTCGTGCTCGTGGCCAGCCAGCTGCTCTACCTCGGCGGCTCGTACGAGACGTACGGCGCCGCCTTGCACCAGGCGGCGCTCGCGACGATCACGGGCGGCGGGATCGAGACGTCGACACCGCTGGCGCGGTTCCTCGAGGTCGCACTCGCCGTGTACTCGGTCGTCGTCTTCGCGACGCTCGCCGGGTCGCTCGGCGCCTACTTCCTGCGGCCGCAGCCCGAGGCGGCGGCAGCTCCCGAAGACTGA